A genomic region of Dreissena polymorpha isolate Duluth1 chromosome 4, UMN_Dpol_1.0, whole genome shotgun sequence contains the following coding sequences:
- the LOC127876608 gene encoding protein fem-1 homolog B-like has protein sequence MTSTISQQDVETLKTKVYQAASEGRAISIFAMLWNLERKPIVHQILAHHTEENGQWTTPLLIAARNGHEKVVLVLLSNFNADVEATGTVKFDGYAIKGATPLWCAAGAGHFKIVKLLVEHGANVNHTTVTNSTPLRAACYDGRLDIVKYLVEQKADLTIANKYKNTCLMISCYKGHKEVVRYLLESGAPTDSQAHCGAMAVHFAAECGHLEIVKLLVEFNASMLLNNNGLSPLIVAAECMQVGVVDYLISDPNCTRKNKIDAYELLGASYANDKEHYNIDNAYYYLRKGMAERFVDPDNIINKETLPPVPAYEFHSECRSLQELDAIRNNPNALHMEGLTVRERILGSENHEVTHPIIFRGAVFADSARFDRCIALWLHAMTLRINVRRSISKDLLRFAQVFAQMVHVGNHPDFVSVLDVFHLGTRELEYDMERYQAAKDEQENTLETYMENIHTLMYLLVILTQLKPKDKQYFDLCRATYRFIQQKPRLNNGYTPLHMANANWTIVDDFHVNEVVAFPNGCVSQLLVDCGAEVNVQDKLGETPMHLIVQYRNPIADFENLHTCIMSLIRGGAHIDICNIRGKTALDVATTGVAEVIIRTNSSISLKCLAARVVRQCGIQYKGFIPQALEDFVQLHM, from the exons ATGACATCCACAATAAGTCAACAGGATGTAGAAACACTGAAAACTAAAGTTTACCAAGCAGCCAGTGAAGGCAGAGCTATCAGTATTTTTGCCATGCTCTGGAATTTAGAAAGGAAACCCATAGTTCATCAG ATTTTAGCACATCACACTGAAGAAAATGGTCAGTGGACAACGCCACTGCTTATTGCAGCAAGAAATGGACATGAAAAAGTTGTTCTAGTCCTGCTGAGCAATTTCAATGCTGATGTTGAAGCCACAGGAACAGTAAAGTTTGATGGGTATGCCATAAAAGGGGCCACGCCCCTATGGTGCGCTGCAGGGGCTGGTCATTTCAAGATAGTGAAATTGTTGGTAGAGCATGGAGCCAATGTCAACCATACGACTGTCACCAACTCAACACCTCTCAGAGCTGCTTGTTATGATGGAAGATTGGACATTGTGAAATATCTTGTTGAGCAAAAAGCTGACTTGACGATTGCAAATAAATACAAGAACACCTGCTTGATGATATCTTGTTATAAAGGTCATAAGGAAGTTGTGAGGTACTTGTTAGAGAGTGGGGCTCCAACAGATTCACAAGCACATTGTGGAGCGATGGCGGTACACTTTGCTGCAGAATGTGGTCACTTGGAAATAGTCAAGCTTTTGGTGGAATTCAATGCCAGTATGTTGCTCAACAACAATGGGTTAAGCCCCCTAATAGTGGCTGCTGAGTGCATGCAAGTGGGCGTGGTCGATTACTTAATCTCAGATCCCAACTGTACTCGTAAAAACAAAATAGACGCATATGAACTGTTAGGGGCTTCTTATGCAAATGACAAAGAACATTATAATATTGATAATGCTTACTATTATCTAAGGAAAGGCATGGCTGAAAGATTTGTAGACCCTGATAACATCATCAATAAGGAAACTTTACCTCCAGTTCCAGCCTACGAATTTCATTCTGAATGTAGAAGTCTTCAAGAGCTTGATGCAATTCGAAACAACCCAAATGCCTTGCATATGGAAGGACTGACAGTGCGTGAACGAATTCTTGGTTCAGAAAATCATGAGGTTACACATCCCATTATATTCCGTGGTGCAGTGTTTGCAGACAGTGCCCGTTTCGACAGATGTATTGCGCTTTGGCTTCATGCCATGACGCTGAGAATCAATGTGCGAAGAAGCATCTCCAAAGATCTTCTGCGTTTTGCTCAGGTCTTTGCTCAAATGGTTCATGTTG GCAACCACCCAGACTTTGTGTCTGTTCTCGACGTGTTTCATCTTGGAACGAGAGAGTTAGAGTACGACATGGAGAGATACCAGGCGGCCAAGGATGAGCAAGAGAACACCCTGGAAACATACATGGAGAACATACACACCCTCATGTACCTCCTGGTCATTCTCACCCAGCTGAAACCAAAGGATAAGCAGTACTTTGACTTATGCAGAGCTACTTACCGATTCATCCAGCAGAAACCCAGGCTTAACAACGGTTACACTCCTCTCCACATGGCTAACGCTAATTGGACGATAGTGGACGATTTTCACGTGAATGAGGTTGTGGCTTTCCCAAATGGCTGTGTGAGTCAGTTGCTGGTGGACTGTGGGGCTGAGGTAAATGTGCAGGACAAGCTAGGAGAAACACCGATGCATTTAATAGTTCAATATAGAAATCCTATCGCTGACTTTGAAAACCTTCACACGTGCATCATGTCCTTGATAAGAGGTGGTGCACAtattgacatatgcaatattcGTGGTAAAACAGCCCTGGACGTTGCCACAACTGGTGTGGCGGAGGTTATAATACGTACAAATAGTTCTATAAGTTTGAAGTGCTTGGCAGCCAGAGTAGTGCGGCAATGTGGCATACAATACAAAGGCTTCATACCTCAGGCATTGGAGGATTTTGTCCAGTTGCACATGTAG